In the genome of Leucobacter luti, one region contains:
- the mtrB gene encoding MtrAB system histidine kinase MtrB, translating to MSSRRSRFAIALRRLRLRWTRWSEPVLGPFRARWRRSLMVRTMTITGIVTGFMVLIAGVFILTSIGSDLYTSRKDAALQDSARATIAAQRLIDAYEGAQPNLVPLVRRTVQDTSSSQLVYLRREPGQAPAADAPPATTTADMLLDAVSPELTEAVASASAPQHWQAVGFTADDGTTAPGILVASTLEFPAGAGTYDLFIGYNLADTQATLSFVQRTLLITAAAMMAFIGILVWIMSRIVFRPLRAAAAASRRLAAGESDARMPQQNDEHFDVLSEGFNDMADTLQARIQELDTLSEMQQRFVSDVSHELRTPLTTIRLASEVLQGTAGGLPPGQQRAVEVLGTQVERFELLLGDLLEISRYDAGRVTLETEQTHLVGLAEEVVDGLRPLSPSEIEVRALGGYAPIEVDPRRIRRIVSNLVGNAIEHGEGGPIQVTIDSNAAAVAISVRDSGVGMATADLEHVFDRFWRADPSRKRTLGGTGLGLAIAQEDAAVHGGILEAWSRTGIGSNFRLTLPRGEHVTSFVSPLPLVPEGVETEDGDPQATGGWLRRPGRRIRKDKRR from the coding sequence ATGTCCTCACGCCGTTCGCGCTTCGCGATTGCGCTGCGTCGATTGCGGCTCCGGTGGACGCGCTGGTCTGAACCGGTGCTCGGGCCGTTCCGTGCGCGCTGGCGCCGATCGCTCATGGTGCGCACGATGACGATTACTGGCATCGTGACCGGCTTCATGGTGCTCATCGCGGGTGTGTTCATCCTCACGAGCATTGGGAGCGATCTCTACACTTCACGCAAAGACGCTGCACTGCAGGATTCAGCGCGCGCCACGATCGCCGCACAGCGCCTGATCGACGCGTACGAGGGTGCGCAACCGAACCTCGTCCCGCTCGTGCGCCGCACGGTGCAGGATACGTCGTCAAGTCAGCTGGTGTACCTGCGTCGCGAGCCCGGGCAGGCGCCGGCCGCAGATGCTCCGCCCGCGACGACAACGGCCGACATGCTGCTCGACGCGGTGAGTCCCGAGCTGACTGAGGCAGTGGCCTCTGCGAGTGCGCCTCAGCACTGGCAAGCGGTCGGGTTTACTGCGGACGACGGCACCACCGCACCCGGTATCCTCGTCGCTTCGACACTTGAGTTTCCTGCAGGGGCCGGCACCTACGATCTGTTCATTGGCTACAACCTCGCCGATACGCAGGCGACGCTGAGCTTTGTGCAACGCACGCTGCTGATCACGGCTGCCGCGATGATGGCGTTCATCGGAATCCTGGTCTGGATCATGTCGCGGATCGTGTTCCGGCCGCTCCGCGCAGCGGCTGCGGCGAGTCGACGCCTCGCTGCAGGGGAGAGCGACGCGCGGATGCCGCAGCAGAATGACGAGCACTTCGACGTGCTCTCCGAAGGTTTCAACGATATGGCCGATACTCTGCAGGCCAGGATCCAGGAACTCGACACTCTCTCCGAGATGCAGCAGCGCTTCGTCTCTGATGTCTCGCACGAGCTCCGTACTCCGTTGACCACGATTCGGCTCGCGAGTGAAGTGCTCCAGGGCACCGCTGGTGGTCTTCCTCCGGGCCAGCAGCGTGCGGTCGAAGTGCTCGGCACGCAGGTGGAACGTTTCGAACTCTTGCTCGGAGACCTGCTTGAGATCTCTCGCTACGATGCCGGTCGCGTCACCCTCGAGACCGAGCAGACGCACCTGGTGGGGCTCGCAGAAGAAGTGGTCGATGGGCTGCGGCCACTTTCTCCCAGTGAGATTGAGGTGCGTGCGCTCGGCGGGTATGCACCAATTGAAGTGGATCCGCGGAGAATCAGGCGGATCGTTTCGAACCTCGTCGGGAACGCGATCGAGCACGGTGAGGGCGGACCCATCCAGGTCACGATTGATTCGAATGCTGCCGCTGTGGCGATATCAGTGCGCGACAGCGGAGTTGGGATGGCCACAGCGGATTTGGAGCACGTGTTCGATCGCTTCTGGCGGGCCGATCCGTCGCGGAAGCGGACGCTCGGGGGGACCGGCCTGGGCCTCGCCATCGCGCAGGAGGACGCGGCAGTGCACGGCGGTATCCTGGAAGCCTGGTCTCGCACCGGTATCGGCTCAAATTTCCGGCTCACCCTGCCGCGCGGCGAGCACGTCACCAGCTTCGTTTCCCCGCTCCCGCTCGTGCCAGAGGGTGTAGAAACGGAAGACGGTGATCCGCAGGCGACCGGCGGGTGGCTGCGCAGGCCCGGCAGGCGAATCAGGAAGGACAAGCGACGATGA